The Candidatus Kaelpia imicola region ATTCATATAATCACCTCACACTTTTTCTAAATATTCAACAAGAGCTTTAGCCTCTTAATATCAACCCCCCTCTATCATATATCTCTCTTGCCCCCAACAGGCTTACCCAGTGCGGAACTGCCGAAAGGAAGATATAAGAACCCGTAGCTTTCAACCTCTGAATGCTTATAGAAATTTCTTCCGTCAACGATAAAAGCAAGATTCATAATCTCTTTTAATTTTTTGAAATCAATATCTCTAAAGTCATCCCATTCTGTTGTAAGCAAAATACAGTCTGCGTCTTTAGCCGCTTCATATTTATCGACGACATAGCTTATCCTATCTTTAAATACCCCTCTTAGTTTCTCCAGCGCTTGAGGGTCAACCGCTACAACTATAGCACCCTCTTTAAGTAAAGCCTCTATAATATCTATCGCCGGAGCACCTCTTATATCATCTGTCTGGGGTTTAAAAGATACACCCCAGAGAACTATTCTTTTATCTTTTAGTATCCAGAGCCCTTCCTTTATCTTTTTTAAGACAAGTTGACGTTGTTCTTCATTTATCTTTCTCACTTCTTTAAGTAAGCTGAAATCATAACCCAGCACCTCAGAGATATGGATAAACGCATCAACATCTTTAGGGAAACAACTGCCGCCATAACCAATGCCGGCCTTTAAGAACCTCTCTCCTATTCTCTTATCCATACCCATGCCTTCTGCAACTTTATCAACATCTGCTCCGACCATCTCAGATATTCTGGATACCGCATTTATAAAAGAGATCTTGAGGGCCAAAAATGAATTAGAAGCATGCTTTATAAGCTCAGCACTCTTAATATCGGTAACAATGATAGGGGCTGCCAACGGATTATAGAGAGAGAATAATAGATCTCTGGCCTTAGAGCTATCGACTCCTATAACTATTCTATCAGGATGCAGAAAATCAGCTACTGCTGAACCCTCTCTTAAAAATTCCGGGTTCGACGCAACATCGAAATCAACCTCACCTTTGATATAGAGCTGCATAGCCTGCCTTACTTTTTCACCTGTCTC contains the following coding sequences:
- a CDS encoding UDP-glucose/GDP-mannose dehydrogenase family protein; this encodes MKLKDRLNVSVIGSGYVGLVTGVALAELGHNVLCMDVDKPKIAEIEKGKIPIYEPGLKELLLKNQQEGRLRFSSSLKEAVDYGLIIFIAVGTPPKPNGEADLSYVENVAREIAVNMDSYRLIVEKSTVPVETGEKVRQAMQLYIKGEVDFDVASNPEFLREGSAVADFLHPDRIVIGVDSSKARDLLFSLYNPLAAPIIVTDIKSAELIKHASNSFLALKISFINAVSRISEMVGADVDKVAEGMGMDKRIGERFLKAGIGYGGSCFPKDVDAFIHISEVLGYDFSLLKEVRKINEEQRQLVLKKIKEGLWILKDKRIVLWGVSFKPQTDDIRGAPAIDIIEALLKEGAIVVAVDPQALEKLRGVFKDRISYVVDKYEAAKDADCILLTTEWDDFRDIDFKKLKEIMNLAFIVDGRNFYKHSEVESYGFLYLPFGSSALGKPVGGKRDI